The region ccttcgtcctcctcttcctcccctcctttttctcccctccttttcctccccctttcttccccctcctcccccttcctcctcccccctcctcctcccccttcctcctcccccttcctcctcttcttcctcttcctcctcctccctcccctcctcctcgtcctccccccctcctcatcctcctcccccttcctcctcatcctcctcccccttcctccttctccctcccctcctcctcctcttctccctcccctcctcctccctcctccttcctcctcttcttccctcccccttcctcctcctcctccctcccccttcctcctcctcctcctccctcctcttttcctccctcccccttcctccctcctctcctcctcctcctccctgctctcctcgtccctcctcttctcctcctccctcctctcctctcctcctccttctcctcccttctctttctcctcctccctcttcctcctcgccccttcctcctcctcctcccccccttctcctcctccctcttcctcctcaccccttctcgtcctcttctccttcccccccccccccccactggtgACGGACAGTGTGAGTGGCGAGGATGGAGGAGGCTGCGGGGAGCCGGTCCTCAGGGAGCGGGGTCAGCAGGCCGTGCCCTTTCCCGTAGTGGACACGGAGGACCCCCTGGACGAGGGCCCGGGGGCCCTGGTGTTGGAGAGCGACCTGCTGCTGGGCCAAGACCTCGAgttcgaggaggaggaagaggaagacgacgacgacgacgaagaggaagaggagggtgacgGCGGCGACCGGCTCATGGGCTTCGGGAGGGACTCGGAAGGTGGGTCCGGAGGCCCCCCGGGGTCTCTGCCCTCTGCATGGGGTGGGGACGGACGACGCGGCGGcgaggaggcaggggcagagccgggttccGTCCCGCAGAGCAAGGCAGGACTTTCCAAACCTCTGACCCGCCCACCCGTCCCCTTCTGTTTCCGTCCGAGACCGGTGGTCCTGGCGTCTGTCTACCCGTGGAgtcgtagggctgggaggggctggCGGAATCCGCCCCGTCCACCGGGAGGGTCGGGGAGGTAgccgccctcgccccccacctACTCCCCCTCGGGCCTGGtggagcccggcccggggccgccgccgccaacGGAGAGGCGGGGGCTGGCGCTGGCCCGAACGGGGCCCCCCGCcgacccgtcccctgccctccGGTCCGTGGACGGATCAGATTGCCCGCTCCCAGTCGCGTCCCTCCCTCGGCTTGCGTGCTCTTGAAGCGCTCCGGGGAAGGACCCTCACCCGCTCCGCTAGTTCGGCGTTCGGCCCCCGTTCTTCCTGTCAGGAGGCCCTTCCCGTCTACACCTCCCCTGTCTTCCCGCTGCACTTCCAGCCCATTCATCTCCTCTCGTTGGAGCACATCTGTCTCGTCTATGGTTCTCCATAAATCTGAAAGCTGTTAAACCTTCTCGTATAAGCCATTTTTTCCTCCTCGCTCTCTCATAACCTCtcctcccaactcctcctctcccaaccccgccAGCCCCCGGGAGCTGCGGCGGGATGAAGGAGATGAAGCGCGCCCGGCAGACAGCTTCGTTTGCCAGCCCAGTCGGAATCGAAACTAGTTCGGGTCGTGGGGAATTCGGACGCCCGAACAAAATTGTCATTAGACTTCTGAGGCAGACGGGTGCCCGCCCCGGGGGTTCCTTAGATTCAGACCCGCTCAGATTACCCGTTCTAGCGTTTCCGAGGACCGGGATTCGGACGGTCGGCTCTTTGCTGAGCTTTCGCGATCTCTTCCCCCGACTCTGTCCACCGCCCCGTTCCCGTCCGATAAGGGTCGGAGTCGGGCCCAAGTTTTCTGGTAGGAGCCTTGACCACCGGGTCACAGTTTAGGGGGAAGATTTCTCCCCAGGCCCTACGGGCCCCGTTCTCGTGGATACCGCCCGGGTGCAGGTGGGAAGCGGCACGTGTATGTGCACGCGCGTGTTTGGTTTTGGGATCCGGTCTGCCCCTTCAGATCCTTATCTGAGGTCTCCATTCAGAGCTAGTCCTCTCTTCTGTTGGGCAATTCGTTTCTCTTCTCAAGCGTATCCCTTGGCACTCATCCCCGTTGAACTTCACtcatccatccctcccccccccccccccctttttgtgTGTGGGCAAGTGGAAAGGCGTCGTGCGAACGGCCACCGTCCTCTGGAGCCGAGCGCTCCTCGGAAGTAGTAGGAGCGACGGGTCCCCGCCCCGGGTTGGAGGCCGGGTGGGAAAGGCTCGACGGAAGAGCTGGCGATAGTGTCTTTGGTCCCCCGcgaccggggtcggggggcggctgAAGGCAGGAACGCGAGGAGGGGAGCCCGGGCGAGCGGGggcggctgggggtcgggggaggaaggaggtcgGTCTAGGCCCGACAGCCCTAGAAAGGCCgaagggagaggaggcggcggcggcggcggcgggggggagccTGGGGCTTGGCCGTACCCCCCTGTAATCCACCCTCCCGTGTCTGTCTCGCCAGGAGACCCCCTGGGGGCCCGGCCAGGGCTGCCCTATGGGCTGAGCGACGACGAGTCTGGGGGCGGCCGGGCGCTGAGTGCGGAGAGCGAGGCGGAGGAgccggccgggggccccggggaggccgggggcgagaGGCCGGGCCCCGCCTGCCACCTGTGCGGGGGGCCCGTGCGCCAGGGACCCTGCTGCGGGgggcccccgctgcccccccggCTGCTCTACTCGTGCCGCCTCTGCGCCTTCGTGTCCCACTACTCGAGCCACCTGAAGCGGCACATGCAGACGCACAGCGGCGAGAAGCCCTTCCGCTGCGGCCGCTGCCCCTACGCCTCCGCCCAGCTGGTCAACCTGACCCGCCACACGCGCACCCACACGGGGGAGAAACCATACCGCTGTCCCCGCTGCCCCTTTGCCTGCAGCAGCCTGGGCAACCTGAGGCGCCATCAGCGCACCCACGCTGGCCCCCCTGGCCCTCCCTGCCCGACCTGCGGCTTCCGCTGCtgcgccccgcggcccccccggccccccggccccccggagcAGGAGGGCGCGGCGCCCCGCCGAGCCGAAGGTAACGGGGGCGCggccgaggcggggccgggggcggggggccgggggcggcccggggagggcgagggggtgaCGGCCGGGGGGGtccgcctctctctctcctccgcccccccggcctcccccgcagATGCCGTCCTCCCGCCGGACCTGAGCCTCCGCGTGGCGCCGGGCGGCGCCGGCTTCCTGCCCGACTGCGGACTGCGGGCGGACCGCGGGCAGCTGCGCGAggagggcgaggggccggggggcggcccgggccccgaccccgacccgcTGCCCGGCCTGCTCTTCCCCTGGGCCTGCCGGGGCTGCGGCCGGGAGCCGGAGGAAGGCGAGGGCGGCGCGGCGGGCTGCGGGCGCCGCGGGCgctgcggggccgggccccgggggccgggcggcggggccggcgggggcggcccccgcGGGCCCGGCGACAAGGGCTTCGCCTGCAGCCTCTGCTCCTTCGCCACCCACTACCCCAACCACCTGGCCCGCCACATGAAGACGCACAGCGGCGAGAAGCCCTTCCGCTGCGCGCGCTGCCCCTACGCCTCGGCCCACCTGGACAACCTCAAGCGGCACCAGCGGGTGCACACGGGGGAGAAGCCCTACAAGTGCCCCCTCTGCCCCTACGCCTGCGGCAACCTGGCCAACCTCAAGCGCCACGGCCGCATCCACTCCGGCGACAAGCCCTTCCGCTGCAGCCTCTGCAGCTACAGCTGCAACCAGAGCATGAACCTCAAGCGCCACATGCTGCgccacacgggcgagaagcccttCCGCTGCACCACCTGCGCCTACACCACCGGCCACTGGGACAACTACAAGCGCCACCAGAAGGTCCACGGCCACGGCGGGGGGCCCGGACACGCCGCCCCGGAGCCCTGGGGCCCGCCCCGGGGGGCCCCCTCCGCCCTGGGCGCCGCCGGAGGCCGCGGCCTCCGCCCGGACTCGCCCTGAGCCCCGTCTCCCCCCGACGGACCCGCCCtcgccggcgggcgggcggctcTCGCCGGACTCGGTCCCCCGACCCccgtcttcctcccccccccccccccgaccccatccggacggaccggccccccgccccctcaggggCCACCTCGTGGACCAGAAGGCCTCGCCCTGACCGACGCTCCTTGAGCcccaggggggcggggaggttggCGGCGGGGgcgaggtcggggagggggggtgggggtgggagcggggatgTGGCGACCTCTGCTGCGGGACTAGGAGGAGGGTGAAGGCAGGGGGCAAAGCTGGGAccgggcccggctcccgcccTCTTTATttaacttatttcagtgctttatAATAAAGGAAACACTAACGGAGCCCTGGCGCCGGTGGTGGGGGCGGCGGGATGCcgggcggcgggagcggggctGGTTTGGGCGTCCCGGGAccaccttcctcccccccccccccccgaccaccccCTTCCACGCTGGGGTAAAGGCAAGGGAGAGCGAGGCGGGCGGCAGCGATCAGGCTGACTTTAATGgcgaagggtgggggggagggggggtccctcACGCCCCACAGAGCCGAAGAACTgccggggagagggagctgggcctTCCGCCCCCCCAGCCGTGGTCCACTGTCGGTCCGGCTTTGTGCAAAAATACTAAATGCTAATTTGGCattgggggatgggggcggggggaggcggcagCTCTGAGTCCGTGGAgtcggggggagatggagaaaatggggtggggtgggggaaggaactgGCGAGCGGCCAGCCCGGGGCGgtagggggctggggcaggaagggCCACGAGTGATCCATGGGAGGCGatgggccccctccctcccacaccagCCCGGGAGGCACAGGGTGGGCGCTGTCcattctggggagggggcaggaggaggagagatccgGGCAGCGGCGTCTACAGGTCCTCGTCCCCGATGCCCTCGAAGGCAAAATTTCCATGGACGTCGCTGGtgccggggtcgggggcgggcccggggctgcCGATCCCCCGCAGGCTCACGGCGCTTAGCTTGCTCTGAAAGAAGAGTcgggtgggggggtagggggcGGGTCAGAGGGGCCTcgcctcccctccgtcccccccaaaCAGCACCCTCCCCGACACCCCGCCGACTCACTGAGAGTTTGACGATGGGCTCCCTGGCGGCATCGGGGGACTCCTGCGGAGAAAGCAACGGGAAGGGGCCAGAAATCGGGGGACCGtgcggcagggggagggagttttcgggggatggggtggagggggtagaagaAGGGGATACTCACGAGCAGGGGTGGGGACTTGACTGCCTGCTGACTGTCTGAACGCCTCAACGCGCCCCCAACCCTTCGGCGCAGCATCTGGGGGCAGAGACGGCGGCCTCAggctggggcccggggcccgtCCCGGCCCCTCTAACGGCCGtcatcccccaacccccacccgggGAGAGGGGGTCCCCGTGGGGAggctgtggaaggagaagggagaacaggaagacAGGCAGCGGGAAAGAGATCATCTCCACAGGGGCCCTCCTCACCTTCCTGATGCTGCCCCCTGATTTCTTCACCATTAGCTCATCCACCATGGACTGCAGGCAAATGCTCATCATGATTGCCTGAGGGTAAGAAGAGAATTTAGCCCCGGGCACGTTAACCtcggtcacccccccccccccccccgctgcggaccgcaagctccttgggggcgggaAATGTCTCTGGTctcctgtaccctcccaagcccacagtaagtgctcactaaatcccatccaggacagcggggtggggccggggctcAGGTCCACACCTGCGGGCTGGTGATGGTGACCCACTGGAGCCGGTCCTTGCTCATGAGATACTCGAACGCCAGCTCCAGGTGCACCTCCCCTCGGCCGCGGCCTGGGCTGTTGGGACCCCCGCTGGGCAGCGGCACCTGGCGAGGGGGGCGGGAGTCGGCGGGGTTCCCGATGGCCGCTCCCTTGCCCTCCTTTtccagcccccctccctctcccccagcagcCCGCCCCGTTCCCAACTCACAGAGGAGGTGACCCGCCAGCAACGCATGCGGGTGACGCGGAAGGACCCCTCCCGCAGCTGCTGCCCGGGCAGGCGGAGCTGCAGGCTGAGCTCGCTGTTGCCCGCGCTCACCACCACCGGGCAGCCCTTGTCCGGAAAGTCAGCCACGCAGGCCTCGAAGCGCAGATAGCCGTAGTGCCGCAGGGTCTGCGCCAGCCGCAGGAACTGCAATGGAGCCCGGGTGTtcaagggagtgggggggggggggggctcaggggCGTCCCTTGGGGCCAAAGGAAGGTGGGTGGGCGGGTGGACatcccggggaggggggaagaccagACGACCCGCGGCTGTGCGCTCACCTCTTTCTTGGACACCTTCTCCTGCAGGGACTTGAGCTGCCGGTGCTGCTCCTTGGTGACCAGGATCCAACCCCGCTCGATGTCCGACACAGTCTGCGGTCAGGGCACCCCGCCAGGCTCGCCACCACCTCTCTCTGGGGTCCTCcaagccaccccctcccccggaggCCCGCCGGGGTCCCCAGAGTACCGGGGAACaaagctgggggtgaggggggcgggaggggaggagtaaTCGGCAGAGCAGATAGcggaaggatggggggggggggtctctctgctctctctgccagCGGGGTGTCTCCGAGGAGGCCGCGCCCCACCCACCTGGGCATAAAGCAAGTTGAGGCCGACCCGGTTCTCCATGACGTCGTCATCGTAGGCCGAGTCCCAGTAACTGTAGGGCCAAGGCGGCAGAGGGAGAACGTGCTCggctgagaggaaggggagggggcgttcCCGAAAGTGACggccgagggacggggaggggacgcgGGGCCGACCGGCCGGCCCgccttccacctccctcccggACCTTCCGTCTCCCACGCGCGctccacccccgccaccccgtccgtccctcctctcttcccggcAGCCACCATTCCACCCCTGACCTCTTCCTCAGCACAATCTTGTACTCTTGGCTCCGCAGGCTGGTGACGGAAACATAAGGCAGCTCAAACTCCTGCAGTTTCCGCAcgactgtgggcaggggtgggggaggaaaggaaggcgcagtgagacggagggagagaagggaggaaaaggagggaggggaggaaggagggcgggggaggctgCCGAGTCTGCAACATTCCAAGCTCATGagttgggaagggaaggtgaacGGGGCTCTCTGGATGCAGGGGCCGACCAGCCCGCCAGCGAGCCCGGGTTCAACGTGCCCCCGGCACTCACAGGAGAAGGCTCCATCCTCCAACTCGCGCACCAGAAAGAGGCTGAAGTAGCCAATCAAGTCATCTGGCAGGTCCAGTTTGGCCGCCACCGCCTGGGGAGAGGTGGCACCGGTACGTCAGGCCCCTCCCGCCCCGAGCGGGGCGGGTCTCCTCGACCACCCGCTGCCCCCGGGGCGAAAAGCAGAGCCAGGAGGCGGCGGGCCTCACCTCCAGGACGTCCTCCGTCTGGTCGGAGGTCAGCACGGTGACCAGCACCTTCTGTCCGTTGCTCAGCAGCACTTCCAGGGACACCTCCTCCGTGGGCACCTGTTGCGTCTCCTGGGCACGACAGTCACACgcgggcgggcgggtgggtgGCCTGGCACCGCTCGGATCCTCTCGGGTTGCCCGGCTCCCCGCACCCGGCCCCCGGAGGCCCTCCTCGGGTCTGGCCCATACCTCTCCAAAGCCAGGCTCTTCCCGAGAAGAAACCAAAGGTCCCGCCGCCTCTCCGAGGCCCTCGGCCCGACGCTCCCCCGCACCAACGACTAGGCCTGAATGGCCGGTCCCTGTCCTCTCCGCATTCAGTCCCACCTCTGAACGCCTTTCTTCCCCTGAACATTTTGGTtgttgtttgggggggggggacttaagcgcctgctaggtgccgagcaccgcgcCGGGCTCTAGGGCAGCTACAGGCCCATCAGAACGGAcggagtccctgcctcacgtgcaGTCACGGTCCGAGCGGGAAGGAGGACGGGgatcgactccccattttacggctgagaaaACCGCAGCCCCGAGTCCGGCAACGTGCCCAAGGTCCCGGAGCGGCCAAGGGGCCAGAAAATcccgggcctctgactcccgggcccgtgctctttcccccgggTCATGCCGTGCGGTTCAGCTCCGTCCCGGCGTACCgggtccccacccccggcctcaccTGCTGTGCGCGGCGCAGGAAGCCGTTGAAGGTCTCACTGCTTCCAAGCAACGGGTCCTGCCGCACTGCGGGACAGAGGAACCCCATGCCAGCCGCTCAGCctcggcccggggggcggccttctcccggctcccccgccggcCGGCCTCCCGCTCCGCCGTCTCCTCCCCTACCCGTCCGTCCCTTTAACCAGCCCCCCACTTTTCCGAAACTGGGTCTCCCCTAGGACGGCTAGGCGTAGGCCTCCCCCAACTGGCCGCATCAGCCCGACGCCCCCTCTGTGGTGGGGCTGAATCATTTTACACAAATCTTTAGCAGGCGGGGATGACGTCCTCTCCGGTTGGGTCTGCCGGTGAATCAGCTCTAGACACCGGGGAGCGGGGCAGGAgacgggggggggaagggggtggtcaaacTTCTGGGGCCTGGGCGGGAATGACTGTGGCCCCACAGAACCGGGGTCGATCGGCCTCTTTCTCCAGAGGCCGCCACCTTCCCCTAGCCGTTCGGCCGCCCCCTCCGCTCACCGGCCTGCATGTACTTCTCCAGCTGCTCTCTCCGCTGCTCCACTTCAGCCGGGGTCAGAGTGAAGAGCTTCTTCGGGGGGAATGTGGGGAGCACGTTGGCCCCGTATTCCTTGCGTAGCTaaatggaggaaagggaaggaagtgcTGAGCGCCAGGTCAGAAACGTTTCCCTGGCCATCCGGCCTTATTCTCCCGGGCTGCTAATCTCTCAAACCCTTCCGTCTATTCAGTGACCTGGGaaaccacctctctccctgcACGGGAGCAAAGGGGCACTCCCACCGCCTCAAGGATCTCCAGCCTGGCAGGGCAAGGactcccccgtccctcccagGAGTGACGGGCCAACCGCTCGCTGGCATCTGGTACCAGAACCTAGAGTTCCCTTTTAAGCACACACAAAATGCCGAGCACCGACCAGGAgcacagcacggtactaaaccTTTAGGAGTACCCGGGTCCCGTCTTctaagggcttacaatctaatggagaaacaCATGCCCACGAGGGTTCCCGTAGATCATTACGATTACACGGTGCATTGAAATGAAGCGGTGGGTTAGCAATTCTtccgagtggccagagagagaacgGGTGGTAATAAACAATgggagaacgaggaggaggaaggaggagggctaCGGGCTGCAATTTTTTGTGAAGGGGAGGGTTGTTCCAAGCAGATTAGTCGGAAGCTtggaggaaggtgagggagggcTGGATGTAAAGAGCTGAAAGATCAAGGAAGCGACGgcagtccaggagaggacaggcgAAAATCCCAATTTGCCGGGTAGAGAGAAAACGGGCTTGGTTACAGCAGATGAGAgactggcagagagagagacagagacggtctCTGGAAAGTCTAGAGAACCTGGGAGTGATTGTGCTTCTGCAGGTAGGGAAGAGAAAGTAGAGAGGGGAAAGCTCTTCTCGCCCCGATAGAGGATGAGGGAAATGGAGGCATTGAggctggggggggagaggaaaggggaggagagtcctTGCTGCCCGAGAGGGGGGCGGTGAATCGCCAAGGGGTCCCACCTGCTCATGCAGCCCCAGGAGCTGGCTGTATCGCACACGGCAGTGCAAGACGCCATTCACGTGGATGTTATAGGCCTGAAGGGACAGAGACAACGGAGACTCAGACGCTGGTCTTCCACCTTCCTCAgagtctcccccaaccccccggtaAGCCGTCCTTCCCCATCCTCGACCGTGACCGCGCCTCCTTCTccggaggaagggagggtagaggattCGCCCCTGGAAGAGGGCTCGACGCTAACCTGGCACTGcccgggagcagagcactgtacttgacccTTAGGAGCATCCCGACCCTGTCCTCAAAAACAGTCAAAACGATACaccctgttaagcgcttcccatgttccaagcgctggagggagatacaaggtaatcgtgttgtcccacgtggggctcacagtcttaattcccctcccctttacagatgaggtcactgaggcacagggaagtgaagtggcttccccaagatcGTATaaaagtttacactctaatgggaagaCGCACACTCTCAAGAAGGTTAATGCAACAGGCTGCAAACTTGGTGGATGGGGGTAAGGGGGACAGgggcatgggggaggggggacatgggggagaaggggcaagggagagggggcaagggggagaagggaacatgggggaggggggaaagggagagagggggcaagggggagaaggggaaataggggagaaggggacatgggggagagggggaaagggagggagggggcaaaggggagaaggggacatgggggagagggggaaagggatggggggcaAGTGGGAcatggggaagagggggatatgggggagagggggacatggggagagggggacatgGGGG is a window of Ornithorhynchus anatinus isolate Pmale09 chromosome 9, mOrnAna1.pri.v4, whole genome shotgun sequence DNA encoding:
- the ZNF513 gene encoding zinc finger protein 513, with the translated sequence MPRRKQSHPQPVKVDTEDPLDEGPGALVLESDLLLGQDLEFEEEEEEDDDDDEEEEEGDGGDRLMGFGRDSEGDPLGARPGLPYGLSDDESGGGRALSAESEAEEPAGGPGEAGGERPGPACHLCGGPVRQGPCCGGPPLPPRLLYSCRLCAFVSHYSSHLKRHMQTHSGEKPFRCGRCPYASAQLVNLTRHTRTHTGEKPYRCPRCPFACSSLGNLRRHQRTHAGPPGPPCPTCGFRCCAPRPPRPPGPPEQEGAAPRRAEDAVLPPDLSLRVAPGGAGFLPDCGLRADRGQLREEGEGPGGGPGPDPDPLPGLLFPWACRGCGREPEEGEGGAAGCGRRGRCGAGPRGPGGGAGGGGPRGPGDKGFACSLCSFATHYPNHLARHMKTHSGEKPFRCARCPYASAHLDNLKRHQRVHTGEKPYKCPLCPYACGNLANLKRHGRIHSGDKPFRCSLCSYSCNQSMNLKRHMLRHTGEKPFRCTTCAYTTGHWDNYKRHQKVHGHGGGPGHAAPEPWGPPRGAPSALGAAGGRGLRPDSP
- the SNX17 gene encoding sorting nexin-17, which encodes MHFSIPETESRSGDGGGSAYVAYNIHVNGVLHCRVRYSQLLGLHEQLRKEYGANVLPTFPPKKLFTLTPAEVEQRREQLEKYMQAVRQDPLLGSSETFNGFLRRAQQETQQVPTEEVSLEVLLSNGQKVLVTVLTSDQTEDVLEAVAAKLDLPDDLIGYFSLFLVRELEDGAFSFVRKLQEFELPYVSVTSLRSQEYKIVLRKSYWDSAYDDDVMENRVGLNLLYAQTVSDIERGWILVTKEQHRQLKSLQEKVSKKEFLRLAQTLRHYGYLRFEACVADFPDKGCPVVVSAGNSELSLQLRLPGQQLREGSFRVTRMRCWRVTSSVPLPSGGPNSPGRGRGEVHLELAFEYLMSKDRLQWVTITSPQAIMMSICLQSMVDELMVKKSGGSIRKMLRRRVGGALRRSDSQQAVKSPPLLESPDAAREPIVKLSSKLSAVSLRGIGSPGPAPDPGTSDVHGNFAFEGIGDEDL